In a genomic window of Gossypium arboreum isolate Shixiya-1 chromosome 7, ASM2569848v2, whole genome shotgun sequence:
- the LOC108458915 gene encoding uncharacterized mitochondrial protein AtMg00860-like, which produces MVLYHCEETNLVLVRKGIVLGHKISHPGIEVDKARIEVIENLPPPTSVKGIRSFLGHDGFYRRFIKYFSKICKPLCALLEQNRPFNFDEPCFIAFEKLKKRLVVAPIVIVSEWTLPFELMCDASDYAVGVEWGQ; this is translated from the coding sequence ATGGTTCTCTACCATTGTGAAGAAACAAATCTTGTTTTGGTTCGTAAAGGTATTGTGTTAGGGCATAAGATATCTCATCCAGGGATTGAAGTTGACAAAGCAAGAATTGAGGTAATAGAAAATTTGCCGCCTCCGACCAGTGTCAAGGGTATTAGAAGTTTTCTAGGCCATGAtggattttatagaagattcattaagTATTTCTCAAAGATATGTAAACCTTTGTGTGCCTTGCTGGAGCAAAATAGACCTTTCAATTTTGATGAACCTTGTTTCATtgcttttgagaaattgaagaaaagatTGGTAGTGGCACCGATTGTAATAGTTTCAGAATGGACATTGCCCTTTGAACTCATGTGTGACGCCAGCGATTATGCTGTGGGAGTAGAGTGGGGACAGTAA